The following proteins come from a genomic window of Nicotiana tomentosiformis chromosome 12, ASM39032v3, whole genome shotgun sequence:
- the LOC138902545 gene encoding uncharacterized protein — protein MQHGKVIAYASRQLRKHERNYPTHDLELAAVVHALKIWRHYLYGVHVDIFTDHKSLQYIFKQKELNLRQRRWLELLKDYDVNILYHPGKANVVADALSRRSMGSLAHVEPEKRQLAREIHQLASLGVRLVDSEDGGVVIQNTAKSSLIAEVKERQYEDPELVELRERVPQQKKPLLELKGDGVLRYRGRLCVPDVAGLRDKIMSEMVMTRTAVLDDVTPRADIARGRGRDRGRRGARTATRAPTRAAVEELLVVPVGGQVSEAPVITPGLQETLAQFLSMFGILAQAGLISVAPATSQTGGGTQTPVAHTPE, from the exons atgcaacatgggaaggtaattgcgtatgcttcaaggcagttgaggaagcacgagaggaattatccgacccacgacctcgagttagctgcggttgtccatgcacttaagatatggcggcattatttatatggtgttcatgttgatatatttactgatcataaaagcctacaatatattttcaagcagaaagagttgaatttgcgacagaggcgatggcttgagttattgaaagattacgatgttaacattctctaccatccagggaaagctaatgttgtagcagatgccttaagtcgccgatctatgggtagcttagcacatgtagagcccgagaaaagacaattagctagagagattcatcaattggcttcgttgggggttcggttagtagattctgaggatggtggagttgtaatccaaaacactgcaaaatcatccctcatagctgaagtcaaggaaaggcagtacgaggacccagagttggtcgagttgagagagcgagttccgcagcagaagaagccattgttagagctcaagggagatggggttctcagatacaggggtcgtttgtgtgttccagatgtagcagggctacgagacaagattatgtcagag atggtgatgacacgAACTGCAGTTCTTGATGACGTTACCCCCAGAGCGGATATCGCTAGGGGTAGGGGCAGAgacagaggccgacgaggagcacgtaCCGCAactagggcacctaccagagcagcagttgaggaactgctagtagttccagttggggggcaggtaTCAGAGGCGCCTGtcattacccccggacttcaggagaccttagcacagttcctgagcatgtttggtatattggctcaggcggggttgatttcggttgcaccagctacttcacagaccgggggaggaacccagactcctgTCGCCCACACTCCAGAGTAG